A part of Gloeocapsa sp. PCC 73106 genomic DNA contains:
- the yidD gene encoding membrane protein insertion efficiency factor YidD, which translates to MKNILITLIKIYRNFISPLFPPSCRFQPTCSQYCLEAIQEYGSWRGSYLGIRRILRCHPFHPGGYDPVPKRK; encoded by the coding sequence ATGAAAAATATCCTAATTACGTTAATTAAAATCTATAGAAATTTTATATCCCCACTCTTTCCTCCTAGCTGTCGTTTTCAGCCAACCTGTTCTCAATATTGCTTGGAAGCGATACAGGAATATGGGTCCTGGCGAGGTAGTTATCTAGGAATACGACGTATACTACGATGTCACCCCTTTCATCCTGGGGGTTATGATCCAGTTCCCAAAAGAAAATAA
- a CDS encoding YheT family hydrolase — protein sequence MQQTVYTPPALLKNGLALTVYTALRSKKDWEKTIIDPPVSYQEAIFTGENGVPIYGLVAIPENPRGTIIGTYGVTGDLENQWYLRLLGRKAFGQSYAVVLFDWRGHGKTAELSPTLTSDGLYEGDDFVQIADQAKKRGCPAPFWFTGYSLGGQLALWGIKAALGNPDIGGGAVICPSLDSDRSLDYLNRSKFGRYLEKGITFELKKLAQKINEIHPGTMNPEAIKRVKSIRDFDHELVIKNLGFTSTREYYQACNGLTILPHLQKPILIIYALDDPLFDPSIVPDLQQVSAGNPQIELRLTEYGGHAGYISSKQCQRLYQDSDRWWAWNRVLDWYNQRS from the coding sequence ATGCAACAGACAGTATATACGCCACCTGCTTTACTAAAAAATGGTCTTGCTTTGACAGTATATACGGCCTTGAGATCCAAAAAAGATTGGGAAAAAACTATTATTGACCCTCCCGTATCATACCAGGAAGCCATCTTCACCGGAGAAAATGGAGTTCCCATATATGGATTAGTAGCCATACCAGAAAATCCCAGAGGGACAATCATTGGAACTTATGGTGTAACAGGAGATTTAGAGAACCAGTGGTATCTCAGACTCTTGGGAAGAAAAGCCTTTGGACAAAGTTATGCTGTAGTTTTATTTGATTGGCGTGGTCACGGGAAAACCGCCGAATTATCTCCTACTTTAACCTCTGATGGACTCTACGAAGGAGATGATTTTGTGCAAATCGCGGATCAAGCCAAAAAAAGGGGATGTCCTGCTCCATTTTGGTTTACGGGATATTCTCTAGGAGGACAGTTAGCATTATGGGGAATTAAAGCAGCTTTGGGTAATCCTGATATCGGAGGGGGTGCGGTAATTTGTCCCAGTTTAGACTCCGATCGCTCTCTAGACTATCTAAACAGGAGTAAATTTGGTAGATATCTAGAAAAAGGGATTACTTTTGAACTCAAAAAACTAGCCCAGAAAATCAATGAGATACATCCAGGTACGATGAATCCAGAAGCGATTAAACGAGTCAAGAGTATTCGAGATTTTGATCATGAACTAGTTATTAAAAACTTAGGGTTTACCTCGACACGAGAGTACTATCAAGCTTGTAACGGTTTAACAATCTTGCCCCACTTACAAAAACCTATTTTAATTATTTACGCTCTAGACGATCCTCTCTTTGACCCCAGTATTGTCCCAGATTTGCAACAAGTCAGCGCAGGTAATCCCCAGATTGAGTTAAGACTCACAGAATATGGTGGTCACGCGGGTTATATAAGTAGCAAGCAATGTCAAAGATTATATCAAGATAGCGATCGCTGGTGGGCTTGGAATCGAGTTTTAGATTGGTACAACCAGAGAAGCTAA
- the cobJ gene encoding precorrin-3B C(17)-methyltransferase, which yields MNNQVLSEFEPIAAIATTPKAAATLSTLNISVWVPGSDSEDLKTHLAKVWQSHRALVFGLATGAVVRLIAPLLTDKTQDPAVIVVDPEGQFVISLCSAHQGKADQLTRIIAQLLNATPILTGAAANSNLCGIDILGVPYGWQKGTGNWTGVSAAIARGEKIEVIQEVGSTLWQDQLPEDHPFDFTQESGKATGRLWISATQRLFAPQSDLAKVQWHPRVLWVGVGCEKGTSKELIAEAITALCRRQHLAQGAIAGLATIDIKATEPGLVSLSQEWSLPLVTFTAAQLSQVNVPNPSQVVQQAVGTPSVAEASALLAAETDVLLVTKQIAPKITSAIAVAQTEYIGRQGKLWLVGIGPGAITQITGAAKGAITAADAVIGYSLYIDLIASLLRPGQIVESLAITQEVARAKRAIALAQWGLTVAVISSGDCGIYGMAGLVLEELGEETLEVEIFPGVSALQAAASRVGTPLMHDFCAISLSDLLTPWEVIEQRLIAAAQADFVTAIYNPRSRERIQPLIAAQSIFLQYRQSSTPVAIVRSAYRPDESIEMTTLEMMLDYPIDMLTTIIIGNASSYFQNQRLITPRGYRL from the coding sequence GTGAATAATCAAGTTTTATCAGAGTTTGAACCGATCGCCGCGATCGCCACAACCCCCAAAGCCGCCGCTACCTTGAGCACTCTTAACATCAGCGTCTGGGTACCTGGATCGGATTCAGAAGATCTCAAAACCCATCTAGCCAAGGTCTGGCAAAGTCATCGCGCCCTTGTTTTTGGTTTAGCTACGGGGGCGGTAGTGCGGTTGATTGCGCCCCTATTGACGGATAAAACCCAGGATCCTGCTGTGATAGTAGTAGATCCAGAAGGTCAATTTGTGATTAGTCTTTGTAGCGCTCATCAGGGAAAAGCAGATCAACTGACTAGAATCATCGCTCAACTGCTCAACGCCACACCAATCTTAACGGGAGCGGCGGCTAACTCCAATCTCTGCGGGATTGATATCCTGGGTGTTCCCTACGGTTGGCAAAAAGGAACGGGAAATTGGACCGGGGTTAGCGCTGCTATAGCTCGTGGTGAAAAGATAGAAGTAATTCAAGAGGTGGGTTCAACCCTTTGGCAAGATCAACTTCCCGAGGATCATCCCTTCGATTTTACTCAGGAGTCGGGAAAAGCTACAGGACGCCTCTGGATTAGTGCTACTCAAAGACTTTTTGCACCTCAATCGGATTTAGCTAAGGTACAATGGCATCCCCGCGTCTTATGGGTGGGTGTGGGTTGCGAAAAAGGCACGAGTAAAGAGTTAATCGCAGAAGCTATTACAGCTTTGTGTAGACGTCAGCATCTAGCTCAAGGCGCGATCGCCGGACTCGCTACTATCGATATAAAAGCCACCGAACCGGGTTTAGTTAGTTTGAGTCAGGAGTGGAGTTTACCTCTGGTCACTTTTACTGCAGCGCAACTGAGTCAAGTCAACGTTCCTAATCCCTCCCAGGTGGTTCAGCAAGCCGTGGGTACTCCTAGTGTGGCTGAAGCTTCGGCTTTATTAGCAGCAGAAACAGACGTTCTTCTGGTGACTAAGCAAATTGCTCCCAAAATCACCAGTGCGATCGCTGTAGCTCAAACAGAATATATCGGGCGTCAGGGTAAATTGTGGTTAGTAGGAATTGGTCCAGGTGCGATAACTCAAATAACAGGAGCCGCTAAAGGAGCTATTACCGCAGCAGATGCAGTGATTGGTTATAGCTTGTACATAGATTTAATTGCTTCTTTGTTACGTCCTGGACAAATCGTCGAATCTCTGGCGATTACCCAGGAAGTAGCCAGGGCAAAAAGGGCGATCGCTCTGGCTCAATGGGGTTTAACCGTGGCTGTGATTTCTTCAGGAGATTGTGGTATCTACGGAATGGCGGGTTTAGTTTTGGAAGAATTAGGGGAAGAAACCCTGGAGGTAGAAATATTTCCCGGTGTCAGTGCGCTACAAGCGGCCGCATCTAGAGTAGGTACACCTTTGATGCACGATTTCTGCGCCATTAGTCTCAGCGATTTATTAACTCCCTGGGAGGTAATTGAACAAAGACTTATAGCCGCAGCACAAGCTGATTTTGTCACGGCGATTTATAATCCTCGTTCTCGAGAACGTATTCAACCGCTGATCGCAGCACAAAGCATCTTTCTACAATACCGTCAATCTAGTACCCCAGTGGCGATCGTTCGTTCCGCCTATCGTCCTGATGAATCTATCGAGATGACTACTCTAGAGATGATGCTCGACTACCCCATTGATATGCTTACAACCATTATTATTGGTAATGCTAGTAGTTATTTTCAAAATCAGCGCTTGATTACTCCTAGAGGATATCGACTTTAG
- a CDS encoding type II toxin-antitoxin system HicB family antitoxin — MEKIIKLHLEKLPEGVYLATSEDLPGLVAQGKTITETLEIARDVASKLIEARKERNQLEDLPTIADEFDYPLVISQ, encoded by the coding sequence ATGGAAAAAATAATTAAATTACACCTTGAAAAATTACCTGAGGGGGTTTATTTAGCAACTTCTGAAGATTTGCCTGGTTTAGTTGCTCAGGGTAAAACTATTACAGAAACTTTAGAGATTGCTAGGGATGTAGCAAGTAAGTTAATAGAAGCAAGGAAAGAACGAAATCAGCTAGAAGATTTACCAACTATAGCTGATGAATTTGATTATCCATTGGTAATTTCTCAGTAA
- a CDS encoding type II toxin-antitoxin system HicA family toxin, producing MGRLAGFSYRKIIKILKSFGFIFDRQAAGSHEIWYNLETGNYTTIPHHSGDMPEGTLRAILKQAGISPDDFLYRQ from the coding sequence ATGGGAAGGTTAGCAGGGTTTAGTTATAGAAAAATTATTAAAATACTGAAATCATTTGGGTTTATTTTCGATAGGCAAGCGGCAGGAAGCCATGAAATTTGGTACAATCTTGAAACAGGAAATTATACTACAATTCCCCATCATAGCGGGGATATGCCAGAGGGAACTTTGAGAGCAATTCTAAAGCAAGCAGGAATATCACCTGATGATTTTTTGTACCGTCAATAA